The following nucleotide sequence is from Drosophila takahashii strain IR98-3 E-12201 chromosome 3L, DtakHiC1v2, whole genome shotgun sequence.
aaatttaaatagttttaaaaacaaatgtgtattcattttatttagaaTGATATTTTAccgttgtttttaaatttaaagatttaaaaactcTAAAACTCAATTAAGTCAAAGAAGAAATGAATCGAAAATGCTATAAAAAATGGCAGTCGGAATATTTGATTGAAGTAAATAGTTGGCTTTatcataaaaccaaaaaaataaaaatattttacttttaaatagcCAGagaagaatttttaattttattgttatataatttctattattattattattctgtaCAGAAAAAATACATCTTTAAGATATCCCAAAGTATTATTTACTGCctatttataaaatcaaaaaaataaaaagcgagTAATTCTTGAAGTGAATGgatgttattttaatattatgatgttttcacacGGAACTTAAACATAGTTAACACATTTATGCTGGACTGGAACTTGATTGGCGAATGACTTTCAATCGGATTCCTCGTGGGGACCTGGGTTCAGGAATTACTGAACGGCCCTGGGCAGATGGGCGCCCTCGGGCTGGAAACCGTTCTCATCGGCCAAATAGTTAATGGTGTAGGTCTGGCCATCGTCACCCACATAGGCGTAGGATCCGCGCACCACAATGGCCTCGTGATCGGTGCCCACGTCCTTCAGCTGGCCCTCCTCCTGGTGCGACTTGCCGTCACTCGTCTCCACGCTGTAAAGAAGAAAAGGCGAGAAACCAGTTAGCAAACGGCCTTGACACACTTGGAAATCTGGGGATCTGAAATTTACTTACGCGAATTTATAGCCCTCGGGCTGGACGTCGCTGTCGAATCGCAGCACCTGAGCATCCTGCTGAGTGGATGGTGGAGCGGCCAGAACGCAGGCAATGAGGCAGGAGAAGGCGATGGCAATGGTGAACTTCATCTTGGTTATTTAGTTGGAATAGTTGGCTCAAGTGCTGGGTTCGAGGAGCAGTCAGACAATGCTTGCAATTCCCTCGACGAGTGGCCAATTTATACTCCTTGGGCCATGTAATGCAATGCGTGTAAATGGCAATTACCGGAGCAAAAGAAGCCgagacccaaaaaaaaaattaaaaagagtgAGAGTGGGAGAAACCAGTTTCTCGTTTTGTTTCCTTTGACCCACACTGCGTTACCTAACCAGTTGCTGGATTGGATGCTTTGGCTTTAGCTTTGCCTTTGGCTTCAGCCCGGCTCACTCTTTTGCGATTGATTGATTGCCCAGCGACAAGATACACAGATTTCATTTGTCTTCAACAAATTAACTACAAAGTGCGCCCTGCCCAGGCAATGAGTTGCGTTAGTTGTTGGGCTTAGAAATAGTCAATAAACTGGGAAATTGGGTCACATCGAATTTGGCTCAAGTGCAGGCGAAAGCGAGGCCTAATAAAAAGTCTTTGCCATTTCCAATTTCAATGTCATTCGAATATAGATTTACTTTGGATCTATTCAACTTTTAACTCCtttcattcatttttgtttgtgaaGCAGCCGTAAATAGGTACATAACATTATCGCTAGTACAAAAAATCCCCGAAATTCTTATTTAAGTCCTAAGCATCATTAATATCTTCTACAAgtgtgtatttaaataaattacattttaaatggtcCCGTCTATATTATTAGGTACGTTTAAATACTAAATGATTgaagttaattttattttttttatgaatccGCTTTTCGTTATTTCGAAATAAATAGCTTCAGAACATTAAACTCATACAAATAGGTACatcaaaacgggtttggttgcGTACAATTGAaaactgttaaaaaaatatattttataaaagtagagtatgaaaaatatatttattaatcatACTTATGATATTCAAAAACTCTTAATTTCTTGCACAGAACCCTTTATTATTAATACCCGCAGCCAAGTGGACAAAAGCCgagaaaaaacatatataaaacGCTTCGAGCGAATTTAGAGGGTTAAGGCAACAccatttgaactttttggaGCGTCTTCGCAGCACATCGTTTGctttcaatttcatttcgaCTTGATTTGCCTGCTTTTTGGCTGCCGTTCGAGTCATTTGGATATTCGCATTTTATTACACACTCCGTTAATTAGCCCGAGTTTGCGTTGGGCTTTGTATGGATTGCATGTGGATATATTGAACGGCCTTTGCGCAATCCGAGTTAGTCGCATGCGGGGATTGGCTCAGGACAGGTAGGTGATAGGTGACAGATGGCCATCAGATTAACACTGCTGCTCGGCCTAATCCTGGCCAGCTTCTGCGCGTGCTCCTCAAATGCCGCCGACACTACTGCCCAGATACTGAGATACGAGAACGACGCCAGCTTGGAGAGCGATGGCTATGCCTTCTCGTAAGTTGGTGACTCCGGGGGGTCAAGGTCAAAGCTTTGAATAAATTCACTCAGAGATATTTACCTGTAGATTTGAAACCAGCGATGGCATCTCGCGTGAGGAGAGGGCCACCCTGAAAAATCCCGGCACCCCCGAGGAGGCGATCGCCGTCCAGGGCAGCGTCAATTGGGTGGGACCCGATGGCGTCCACTATAAGCTGAACTATTTGGCCGATGAGAACGGTTTCCAGCCCCAGGGCGAACATCTTCCGCAGGTGGAGCACTGATCACGTGATAGCTTTGgactttgtttaaaataagaCATAAAAGCATAAAACCACCGAATAGCTGGAGGAGGCGGCGACCAAACaatagaaattaaatacataatataaaaatatagatagaaatatatgtgtatatatctatatatggCGGGGCATAAATTTTCACCCATCGAAATTGAATTGTATTCTAGGCAGCGAATTAGCATATACATTTGTATCTTCCAAACCCGTTTGGCTGTGTGGACGCTGTATGCGGTAACCGAGTAGCTGCGATCTTCGATCCCCCGATCTCCGATCTCCACTATCCAATCTGCGTGAGCTGCTGACCAAACCGGTTCAATAAACGCCAAAAAGCACCCAACAAAggttgccaaaaaaaacaaaagcaaacaacAATTAAAGAAGCCACAAAGCTGCCAACGAAAGTGAGAACTTCGTGGAAAAAAGGGCATTTTAAGGCAATTAACCCAAGCTCCTCTCATTTATCAATCGTAAACTGCAAAATAATCAGTCCTTTCTCAGCCTAGACATGTCAGTCTACACCGAGGGAAATAATTATACTATGGGTCacgaaaaaaaatctaaaatgtgATAGAATAGGAAAAAGCTTAGCTTTAGTTGTTATTTTGTcaggaatttattttaaaatatttatcatgctaataaaaatgattaaaatattttaattattttagaacTAATGAGTTCcttgttaaaattaatttattaaaaaaatgtaaatcatTTTAGTCTTAAATATTTGAACGTTTGAATCCCTTTACAGCTTTTTGCTAACTATAAAATGGAATATATTTCTTGCTGTGCACTAGTCACAGATTACTGAATGATATATTAAGCCGGCAAATGAACTGCAAtggcattacgcatacgccccgaTGTATTGTAGGGTAAACCCAGCCTCAGTCGGCTGAGTCGGTTGGTGTATTGGCTTTTGTTGTCTGGTTAGCTGGTAAAAAATcgtctttattttattgactAAGGTCATCAACCAACACTCAGGCTGAGCTGACGATGGAGATGATGATGAGCAGCGTAATCTTGAATCTCGAATCTCTCGTGCCGCATCTTCACTTGAACAGCAAATGCAGCTGACAAGCAATGGTGGTTAaggtttttgtttcgtttcgaTTCGTTTTAATTCGAGGCTTTTGGAGGCTAAATCGCCCAGCCTTAATCGGAAATTGTGTCAGCAGTTGCCGGAGCTCAGGGCGGAAATGCTTCGATATCACCCAACAATTTGCAGATCTGCAAATGGGTAATTAAAGAATTACTTTGTAGAGGGAATGCCATGCGGAAAAAAAACAGATATAAAGTATGAATATAGTGGGCTATTAAAACTTAAGCTCATGGGAATTCCACCAGACTTCATCTTCCCGTTCTTTGCTCAATTtcctaaacattttttttaataactacCTAACTTGTCTTCACTTCCTCACTGCTCACTTGTCAGTTCTCTtgaagattttatttccaacccattttttgtttttgctggtTCGGATAGTCTTTTTCATCACCATTTGTTGATAAGTGCAAACATAGCCATTGACCTATTGCCATAGATCcaaatgtgtgtgtatctgtgtacTTGTAGGCAAACACGCGCATTggccaaatatttgttttttgaagAGGCCCAAACATTTCATTATCACTTGCTCCATCATCTTGAGCTCTGATTTTACTTTCAGCTCCCGTGGCGAGGCAATTGAGATGAGATTTGAGATGCGAGCGCACATCAAACGCTTAATggtctttatatttttgtggCTTGTTCAATTAAAAGCTTAGGCCACTCACGCCGCTCACATACATTTGCCTTCAATTATCTGCGTATGGGTAGATAATTGTGTTAGCATTTAAGGTGTTTGTTATGGGCCACCTGAACTTCACGGATCACATTAGTGTGTGTTGGTAGCACTTGGAGTTTTTGGCCTGGCCAGTTATAAATAGCTCAACACTCATTACAGGGCGTCACATTACTCGTTAACTACCGGAGCGTGCAGTGCAAACTAAAAATACAAACCTAACGCAGGaccttttaaaaagtatcaaaTACAAAATCGAATCAAACATGCAGTCCTCTAGCTTCTGTGTCCTGGCTATTTGCGCCTTCATTCTGGCTTCCTCGATCAGTGCCGCTCCTTTGGATGACTCTCAACATGCCACCATCCTGCGATACGACAACGACAATATCGGCACCGATGGCTACAACTTCGGGTGAGTGAGGAAGGGATTAGAAAAAATTTCCGAAaggattaaatataataattattaactgTGTAAAATATGATGCCTTGAAAGTTTTCTGGAACTCGTTGTGTGACAACTTTAGAAATCCTCTTACAAGAAAAATTGGCATCTGAAGTTCGCttgggaatttttaaattattatttatgcttAGAGACTGAAACTTACACAACCCAAATATAGTCAAGACCTAAAACATAATTGATTTTTGAAGAAAagtttgcaaaaatatttttttctaataacgaaacataaaataatgtttccttaaaaaaaataaaggtttaaaacattccaattaaaatcgataaatattttttatagtaacgagaatatgataaatataaagtagcatattagaaaaatgtaaagCACCCAAAGGGCATAAAATTCTTGAAATCTCCTTTTCGGTTTCAGTTACGAGACCAGTGATGGAATCACCCGCCAGGAGCAGGCTGAGCTGAAGAACGCCGGTACCGAGCAGGAGGCCCTCAGCGTCCGTGGTTCCGTCAGCTGGGTGGCTCCCGATGGCCAGACCTACACCCTGCACTATATTGCCGATGAGAACGGTTTCCAGCCCCAGGGCGATCATCTGCCCCACAACTAAATGTAACCTCTTGGTGTAGCCCAGTATTAATCAGTATTTTTCCATGTTgtaaagaaaaacgaagttctctcatttttaaattttaaatcactttcaaacgcaaaaaaggaatggtttgaaatgttaatatttcattttaaatatagccaataaaaaacataaaaatgtataattccaaattttttaaccttaaatttaaatattttgaaaggaaTTGCCTGTCCTATCTAAAACTCTCCTAAGGTTTTTTCCAATCATAAACTTATTAAGTTAGAACGTCCCTTGAACCCGGATCATAATACGATCACTATGCTAAATATGATATTTATAGTAGGGCTGCGAATATACATAACGCGTTCGaggcgaaatgaaatgaaaagaaaagtaTGACGCAAGAGGTGGAAGAACAGGCTCTCTCTGTTCTCTTCACATTTCCCATACGCACCGTTGGACGTCGCAATGCGATGTGTCTCGTATCATATCGTATCGTATAGTCTCGTCTCGTCTGGCGACTTCTGCCTGGATGGCCTTCGGGCGGCagaaatttgcaaatttttggCACGGCCAAAACTTGTTTGGGTTTTTGTTGTCTTTGTAATTAATACATAATTAAAGTGGCGCATATTGAAATATGTGCGAGCGATCTGGCCGCGAATGAAAACGAAGTTTTGAAGGTTAATTTCAGGCgttgatttaaatttcatGCGATGCTAATGAAATTTGGAAGATCCCTCCTGccctgccaaaaaaaaaaaacaacatagAGCAAACAGCCATATTAATATGCATGAAATAAAAAGCGACAAAGATCAAACTAGTTTTTGAATAAACCGATCGACCGCATTGACTGCGGCTCTGTAGCTTCTTTAAGCCGACTCAGCTGCTGACGCAGTTGCCATGCCCAGTTGTGGGTTGAACACACTTTGGCCAGTGTCTTCATGATTTACATATCTATTACTGAGGGACAGAACTTTTTACTGCTCTTGGTTGAACTTTAGGAAattctaaatatatattttgcaaGGTGAATTTGATTTTCCGGTAGTCATCTTTGATAAAAGTACATCTACAACCCAAATTTATGACCAGTTTTCCTTAAGATAAAactaaataactaaataatcTGCATACTTGGAGAGCatgcttaaatttaaaaaaaattataatttgtttatgtattcatttttgtttttatatttaatagttCAGGTTTTGGACTTAAGTTCTCTTTTCCTCAATCAAAATAAAGGGCCAAGATGTTCTTAAGGCAGTTTTAGGCGGTATTAACAAGGAACTGGATAATCCACTTGGAACTTCTTAAGGAGCAACGGGCAGATGGGCACCCTGGGGCTGGAATCCGTTCTCATCGGCGATGTAGTTGACCTGGTAGGTGACACCATCATCACCAACGAAGCGGTAGGACCCCTGGACGGCGAGGGATTCGTGATCGGATCCAGCGTTGTGCAGCACACCCTGGGCATTAGCAGCCTGGCCATCGCTAGTCTCCCAGCTGAGAAGGAAGTGGGGATCAGTTAGGTATCCTTATGATGCGGCTTTCAATCAACTTACTCGTATTTGAAGTTCTCGGGTCCAACATCGGATTCCGATCGCAGGATATCAGCGGTAGGATTGGCCAGAGCCACGGCGAACAGGGCGACGAATACAATCAGGAACttcatattgatttttgggtcGTTTGCTGATCTCGAAGAGTTCGATGCGAATGATATCGACTGACTGCAGGAGGACCTCTTTTATACCTAAGTGGAAAACTAAaccaaaactataaaaattatgaataacaTTACCGAATATTTATGATATAGAGTTGAAATTTGTGAGTCCCATTTGCGAAACGCATTTTGGCGATGCTCTTATTgttattccatttttttgcACACTACTGATGAACTAGCCCATTCCTAAAACTATCTTTCAATGGCTTTGCTTTTCAAGTTATTCAGCTTTAGTATATGCAGCTAGATTAAATCAGAAAACCTGACTGAACATCGCATCAAAATTTCGCATGTGCCAAAATGCGTTTTGCTTTAAATTCGCAAAACTGAACTCAATAACAtaaatttacgttttttttttgttagttagATTGCGCATTGGAATAGTTTGCATCTGATGTATAAAAGAGTTCATCCTGCAGTCAGTCGATATCATTCGCATCGAACTCTTCGAGATCAGCAAACGAGCCAAAAACAACATGAAGTTCCTGATTGTCTTCGTCGCCCTGTTCGCCGTGGCTCTGGCCAATCCTACCGCTGATATCCTGCGATCGGAATCCGATGTTGGACCCGAGAACTTCAAATACGAGTAAGTTGATTGAAAGCCGCATCATAAGGATACCTAACTGATCCCTACTTCCTTCTCAGCTGGGAGACTAGCGATGGCCAGGCTGCTCAGGCCCAAGGTGTGCTGAACAACCCTGGATCCGATCATGAATCCCTCGCCGTCCAGGGATCCTACCGCTTCGTTGGTGATGATGGTGTCACCTACCAGGTCAACTACATCGCCGATGAGAACGGATTCCAGCCCCAGGGTGCCCATCTGCCCGTTGCTCCCTAAGAAGTTCCAAACGGATTATCCAGTTCCTTGTTAATATGGCTTCATTGCATAAGCCCTTTATTGTGAGGGAAAGAAAATCTAATTCAAAAGcctgaacaaaatatattaaagaaaaattagtACATacagaaatatgttttttacattttggcATTCTAGTGAAATGATTAAAgcatctaaaaaataattggtaggtctaaatataaatatattaggaCTTCTACTAATCCCAAGAAAATGCTATTTTATAAAGGTGTTAAAggtgttttttataaattcgtaagcctttatttatttttaaaaattggaaaatacaaTAGGAAATAATCTGTAGGAATATATTAGTTTggaccctttttgttttttcaaatGAGTAAACTTGAAAGCTCATCGCAAACGCCAAAAACGTTTACCGTTGAGTTCAACGGGAAACTGATCTCAATATCACACATTTCAAATTCGTTATGTGAATTTGATTAGCCTGACCGCACCTTGGATTGGTTAACCATTTATGTATAAAAGAATTCACTTTGCAATCCCACGACATCATTCGCATCGAAGTCTTCGAGATCAGCAAACGAGCCTAAAATCAACATGAAGTTCCTGATTGTCTTCGCCGCCCTATTCGCCGTTGCCGCCGCCGGTACTTCTCGTCTCCAGTCTCCTCAAGAAGCCGTCATCCTGAAGCAGGCTTCCGATATCGAACCTTCGAGCTTTGCCTATAAGTaggttaaaaaaaaggtttgggAAGAATCCTATTCACTTTATTTTACTTCTTTACAGCTGGGAGACTAGCGATGGCCAGGCTGCTCAGGCCGCAGGTCAGCTGAAGAACATTGGAACCGAGCAAGAGGCCCTAGCCGTCAAGGGATCCTTCTCCTTCGTGGGCGATGATGGCCAGACCTACACCGTTAACTACATTGCCGATGAGAATGGATTCCAGCCCCAGGCTGCTCATCTGCCCGTTGCACCGGTGACATAAGCCATACTAAGTGTTTTGTTAGTATTGTTAAACagtttatttagaaaaaagaatataagtcaaaaaaacctaaacgaataaatattaatgataaaTGAAAAAcctcaaatattttgaattttaaattgtcaaCCCTTAAGATTTCTTTACTTTACAAGTTTAATACACATGGTATAATACTTTCATTTACAAGTTTTTGGGCGACAGACAATTCCATTTCTTTCAGTtaagaacaactaacgctgaATTTTTTGACCCTGTTTTGGGTGTATTTCTAAACGTTTTGAACCATATTTAAAGGAGTCAATAAATATTGTAAGATATTGTAatattcaatatatattgtaagTTCAAGTTCTTTTTGTGTTACTGTCATTTGACTATATACTAAAGTCTCAATGAGTTTGTATTGCAAATGCATACCCATGCATAAATTAGGGGTACTTGCAAGCCCACAAATAGCCCCCAAATAGCTTAGCATTCTTGCATTTACCTTATATGTATACATCTGGTTTAATCTTATCCTCATTTGTTATTATGATTTCGTAGAGATGAACTACttaaatcaatcaaaaaaGCTTGCATTATGGCTATATATAAAAGCTTTAAGTTAATctaattcaaaattattaaaattgaatcaAATACGAAAACCTGAGTGAGCATCGCATTTAAGCAATACGCCCAAATGCGTTTAACGTTGAGTTTTAGCGCGAAACTGATCCCATTATCACACATTTCATATTCGCCATGCGAATTTGATTAGCTCGACCGCACCTTGGATTGGTTAGCCATTTATGTATAAAAGAGTTTAATCTGCAATCGATCGATATCATTCGCATCGAACTCTTAGAGATCAGCAAACCAAGTTAAAAATCATCATGAAGTTCCTGATTGTCTTCGCCGCCCTCTTCGCCGTGGCCGCCGCCGGTCTTCTACGTTCTCCGTCTAGTGAAGTCCAAATCCTTAAGCAGGCATCCGATGTCAGTGAATCGGGCTTCAACTATAAGTAGGTTAAAAAATAAGGTGTAGAAAGAAAgctatttactttattttacttCCTTACAGCTGGGAGACTAGCGATGGCCAGGCTGCTCAGGCCGCAGGTCAGCTGAAGAACATTGGAAAGGAGCAGGCCATCGCCGTCAAGGGATTCTTCTCCTTCGTGGGCGATGATGGCCTGACCTATAAGGTTAACTACATCGCCGATGAGAACGGATTCCAGCCCCAGGCTTCCCATCTGCCCGTTGCTCCTGTGGCATAAGctgttaacagttatttgttaatattgtttattgtttt
It contains:
- the Cpr65Av gene encoding endocuticle structural protein SgAbd-6, coding for MQSSSFCVLAICAFILASSISAAPLDDSQHATILRYDNDNIGTDGYNFGYETSDGITRQEQAELKNAGTEQEALSVRGSVSWVAPDGQTYTLHYIADENGFQPQGDHLPHN
- the Cpr65Aw gene encoding endocuticle structural protein SgAbd-6, with amino-acid sequence MAIRLTLLLGLILASFCACSSNAADTTAQILRYENDASLESDGYAFSFETSDGISREERATLKNPGTPEEAIAVQGSVNWVGPDGVHYKLNYLADENGFQPQGEHLPQVEH
- the LOC108066503 gene encoding larval cuticle protein 65Ag1-like codes for the protein MKFLIVFVALFAVALANPTADILRSESDVGPENFKYDWETSDGQAANAQGVLHNAGSDHESLAVQGSYRFVGDDGVTYQVNYIADENGFQPQGAHLPVAP
- the LOC108066483 gene encoding larval cuticle protein 65Ag1-like, coding for MKFLIVFVALFAVALANPTADILRSESDVGPENFKYDWETSDGQAAQAQGVLNNPGSDHESLAVQGSYRFVGDDGVTYQVNYIADENGFQPQGAHLPVAP
- the LOC108066482 gene encoding larval cuticle protein 65Ag1-like, with the translated sequence MKFLIVFAALFAVAAAGLLRSPSSEVQILKQASDVSESGFNYNWETSDGQAAQAAGQLKNIGKEQAIAVKGFFSFVGDDGLTYKVNYIADENGFQPQASHLPVAPVA
- the LOC108066480 gene encoding larval cuticle protein 65Ag1-like gives rise to the protein MKFLIVFAALFAVAAAGTSRLQSPQEAVILKQASDIEPSSFAYNWETSDGQAAQAAGQLKNIGTEQEALAVKGSFSFVGDDGQTYTVNYIADENGFQPQAAHLPVAPVT
- the Lcp65Ad gene encoding larval cuticle protein 65Ag1, with amino-acid sequence MKFTIAIAFSCLIACVLAAPPSTQQDAQVLRFDSDVQPEGYKFAVETSDGKSHQEEGQLKDVGTDHEAIVVRGSYAYVGDDGQTYTINYLADENGFQPEGAHLPRAVQ